aaataagaaatacGTTCAATAAACTAAAAGAAGAAACAAAGGAAAGAGAGGAaattatagaaaaatatagGAAAACAAGACACCATAGTAGTGATAATCGTCATTCAAAAAGAGATAGACATCATCATAGAGATTATTATGAGAGAAGAAGTTCAAGACATAAGAAGTCATCCGAAAGATATCATAGAAATCATCATTCAAATAAAAGATCAAGAAAGAGGTCACATTCAGATAGAAGTAAATCAAGTAGTGTTCATCATTCAAATAAGAAATCAAGAAAAAGATCACATTCAGATAGAAGTAAATCAAGTAGTGTTCATAATTCAAATGAGAGACATAAGAGACGTTCAGTCAAATATGATATAGAAGATaattaaaatgtaaatataaatatataagaaaatatagTTCGTctgaaatatatatatgattattatagtatattatatattatattataatatattatatttggtttcattcatttttatagaaatctcaaaaaaaaataaaataaaataattaaaaatatgtgaTAATGTacttttcatttttattttattttttttatgcttaattttttttttctatttcttCTTAGTAGCTTTTTTATactataaatttttattatttataactTTATCTtaatttgttattatttatttattatgatcATTTCATCGTGGAAACATTTATATGTCAATTTATCTAATTCAAATATGTAATTATTtcatgaatatatatttttataaattatacttcatagaattatatatttataattttttaattttatatattccttttttctattcatgttttcctttttctttttttttttttcttttttttttttagatatataaatatactaTTTTACTTCttaattgtatataaaatgtatattaaaattctttctttttctattttataagtattgaaaatataaacacCCATAATGCTTTTTGCTAGCATGATTTGTCTTACATATGatataaacaataattttttttttcttttaaaaatagatgttaaatataaatatatatatatatatatgtgcgtgtaattttatttatttatataatacttttctttttcttgAATTTTAGTAAAGTACAATAAGTTCTATAtgtttgtatatttttttatttaataattatatagaataagattattattaaaattatagttttataaattcatgaatatatgtatgtataatttCACATTATATGGTAAGTAAgattaatatttttattattagtcctgatagtatatataatgagcagatataaaaataatggaCAAAACTAATATAAAGAATGTAGCAGGGGGAAAAAATAAGGAGCTTCCGGAAACACCAGAAAGTGATGTAATTATTTcataaaacataaaaatatatacatatatatatatatatatatgtataataattacaatgttttacttatatttcttaaataACTTTACACATATACGCAATGATTCAAATTTgtatcttttattttatttcattttatttttttttattttttttgttattaaGAATTTAGATAGAAACGTTTTTGAAACTTTAAAAAACGTTTTTCTCGAAGAacaagaaaataataaaagaaaatatgaagAGTTATCAGATCATCTAGataaaatgaaaacatattttgatgaaaaaattaattcCCTTAAGAATAATACACATGAAAATTTTGAAGagttaaaatattatttagacaacttaaataaaaaaaataaagatacTATTTCAGAAAGTAATACATTCCAAGAAAATATAGATGCTAtacaaaatgatatatctaaattaaaaaaggataAGGAGGAAAATACAAATCTTATAAAATCAAGCATTAGAACATATTTTgacaaaatgaaaaatgtaaaatatatatatatatatatatatatatgttccCTTTTTATGATAGCAatgttcatataaattatataaatatataaatattaattattattattattttatatatatttctattttttttttaagacTTTAAATCTTATGAATACACATATAGAAAAGGTGAAGGAAGAGTTTACtaattataaagaaaacaaTGAAATAGAAAATAGAAAGAAGAACATAGAAATTTTACAGCtaataaatgaagaaaatgaaacaTTAAGGAAGAGTATGGAAGTGTCTCTGaataatgtaataataaattcatatatatatatatatatatatatatatatatatatatatatatatatatatatgtgtatgcCCCTCTCCTTTTAATATTCAAGGGCATAAAgattatacatatgtataaatagaaatacacattattcattcatatatttatttatatttttttcttttctttataaaGATAAACAATGATATTAAAGATGTTAAGGAACATATTACTAATTTTAAGGAATATGTAGAAAAACGAATAAAAGAcataaacaatataatgGATATGAATAGGAAAGAAATTGATGAAAAAATTgagcatatatatatgaatcAAAAAAAACTCATGGGAGATTTTTATCcgtataaaaaaaattaacaaatatacataaaaaaaaaaaaataattttacatatatatattatataacaccttaattatacatataaatatatacaataatatatatatatatatatatatatatatatatatatatatatatgtgtgttcctttttatttgtattattcTATATGTTTCCTTTAATTTGTGTACTTGAAATTATAAGACATTTATCTTTTTACCATGGGTATAAAACATATCTTCTAACTTACGTAATGAGAATGAATAATTAACTTTgtcaaatatattttttcgtgaatttaatatttgaattttattagttaactttttttttttattagtCAATAATTGAaatttctttaaataataataaattatagTTAGATCTGTCGggttatataaatttttatatttttttaaaaattcgtttttttttaatataatatttttattcattacattataatataattgtgaaatttgtttataatttttattatatttactgttcatattttctaaataatttaaaatatcttttctttcattatcaatatgattaacattttttttaatgcttttttcattttgtataatattgGCTTGGTCAGGTAAATATGAGTCTTCTtcaattatatttttttcctcaatttgaaattttaatt
This is a stretch of genomic DNA from Plasmodium reichenowi strain SY57 chromosome 14, whole genome shotgun sequence. It encodes these proteins:
- a CDS encoding hypothetical protein (Possible contamination with P. gaboni reads~conserved Plasmodium protein, unknown function) codes for the protein MTLIRKVKKNVLQTFRELYNRGKQLNIHKTTFLSQTYEKNCWRKTRLREEKVYHKKYKFLKHAYDVVNYGIDKKLKFQIEEKNIIEEDSYLPDQANIIQNEKSIKKNVNHIDNERKDILNYLENMNSKYNKNYKQISQLYYNVMNKNIILKKNEFLKKYKNLYNPTDLTIIYYYLKKFQLLTNKKKKLTNKIQILNSRKNIFDKVNYSFSLRKLEDMFYTHGKKINVL
- a CDS encoding hypothetical protein (conserved Plasmodium protein, unknown function); protein product: MDKTNIKNVAGGKNKELPETPESDNLDRNVFETLKNVFLEEQENNKRKYEELSDHLDKMKTYFDEKINSLKNNTHENFEELKYYLDNLNKKNKDTISESNTFQENIDAIQNDISKLKKDKEENTNLIKSSIRTYFDKMKNTLNLMNTHIEKVKEEFTNYKENNEIENRKKNIEILQLINEENETLRKSMEVSLNNINNDIKDVKEHITNFKEYVEKRIKDINNIMDMNRKEIDEKIEHIYMNQKKLMGDFYPYKKN